A single Montipora foliosa isolate CH-2021 chromosome 7, ASM3666993v2, whole genome shotgun sequence DNA region contains:
- the LOC138010848 gene encoding uncharacterized protein, with translation MATLMFVFLAVFVRKQVVAYTKGPGCGALLTGNIVDKTVVVKGSVNSSFDGKRAFLNSSNGWCSADVDPNQYLIIKLAKPATITRLDIQGRSSSDQFVKTFTLGYKSTKDQPHFYYLEKKFFATPSSGDEIVHFQVNTTVMHAVAFYPSDWNGHICMRVELYGCVRVNGGYTPWSKWNSCSTSCGSGTQVRRRECSNPAPANNGQNCSGESSQERDCVGTSCPVDGGYTPWSDWSSCSNLCGNGIQVRRRECSNPSPANNGHNCSGESIQARDCVGTSCPVDGGLSNWSKWTPCSRTCGTGIQLRFRRCTKPPPKFGGKLCEGNSSQGRTCQLMRHCQVQQSSNSGKRNDKYFIPMVLLTVALILFVVIAVGVFYSGKVMWKRVSEKKDCQEKKKWQIRYKPSIDQITKLSVLPNSNLWE, from the exons ATGGCGACATTGATGTTTGTCTTCCTTGCTGTCTTCGTGAGAAAACAAGTTGTGGCATATACAAAAG GTCCCGGATGTGGAGCGCTTCTCACTGGTAACATTGTTGACAAGACAGTTGTAGTAAAAGGATCAGTCAACTCCAGCTTCGACGGAAAACGTGCGTTCCTTAACAGTTCCAATGGGTGGTGTTCCGCCGACGTGGACCCGAATCAATATCTAATAATCAAATTAG CTAAGCCTGCTACTATTACACGGCTTGATATTCAAGGTCGAAGTTCAAGTGACCAGTTTGTCAAGACGTTCACGTTGGGTTACAAAAGCACAAAGGACCAaccacatttttattatttggaG AAAAAGTTCTTTGCAACACCTTCATCTGGAGATGAAATAGTCCACTTTCAAGTTAACACCACTGTAATGCATGCCGTGGCATTTTATCCTAGTGATTGGAATGGACATATTTGCATGAGAGTAGAACTTTATGGGTGTGTTCGAG TAAATGGTGGCTATACTCCTTGGTCAAAATGGAATTCCTGTTCCACTTCGTGTGGCAGTGGCACCCAAGTTCGTCGCAGAGAATGTTCCAATCCAGCACCTGCAAACAATGGTCAGAACTGTTCAGGAGAATCAAGCCAGGAACGAGATTGTGTTGGAACTTCTTGCCCTG TGGATGGTGGTTATACGCCTTGGTCAGACTGGAGTTCCTGTTCCAATTTGTGTGGCAATGGAATCCAAGTTCGTCGCAGAGAATGTTCCAATCCATCCCCTGCAAACAATGGTCACAACTGTTCAGGGGAATCAATCCAGGCACGAGATTGTGTTGGAACTTCTTGCCCTG TTGATGGTGGCTTATCTAATTGGTCAAAATGGACCCCCTGCAGCCGAACATGTGGAACTGGCATCCAATTGCGATTTCGAAGATGCACAAAACCTCCCCCAAAGTTCGGTGGGAAATTATGTGAGGGAAACTCGTCACAAGGTCGGACGTGCCAACTGATGCGGCATTGTCAAG TTCAACAGTCCTCAAATAGTGGCAAGAGAAATGACAAATACT tcATTCCAATGGTATTGCTAACAGTGGCTCTCATATTGTTCGTTGTCATCGCTGTTGGTGTTTTCTATTCAGGAAAAGTGATGTGGAAAAG gGTCTCGGAAAAGAAAGACtgccaagaaaagaagaaatggcAAATACGATACAAGCCCTCAATAGACCAAATCACCAAACTCAGTGttttacccaattcaaacctttgggaataa